Proteins from a genomic interval of Dichotomicrobium thermohalophilum:
- a CDS encoding AAA family ATPase, with the protein MVDIRQSEDRIIQQIEEAAVKIHKAREETESVIFGQQRVIEQSLITLLSGGHALLIGVPGLAKTSLVETLGAVLGLDAKRIQFTPDLMPSDIVGSEVLEESETGARSFRFIPGPVFTQLLMADEVNRASPKTQSALLQAMQEHHVTVAGESHELPSPFHVLATQNPLEQEGTYPLPEAQLDRFLLEINVDYPDEAAERQMLLATTGAERRKPSRVITPDELMTTQRLVREMPVGEKVVDAILRVVRAARPGTPDALPRINDLVVWGPGPRATQAMMLTIRARALLDGRLSPSIDDVAELAGPVLRHRMALSFSARAEDVSIDDVIGDLTELLN; encoded by the coding sequence ATGGTGGATATACGACAGTCTGAAGATCGCATCATCCAGCAAATCGAAGAGGCCGCTGTCAAGATTCACAAGGCCCGAGAAGAAACCGAATCCGTCATTTTTGGACAGCAACGCGTGATCGAACAGTCGCTCATCACGCTCTTGTCGGGCGGTCACGCACTGTTGATCGGCGTGCCGGGCCTCGCAAAAACCAGCCTTGTCGAGACTCTTGGCGCGGTGCTCGGGCTCGACGCCAAGCGCATCCAGTTCACGCCGGACCTGATGCCGTCCGACATCGTCGGATCGGAGGTTCTTGAGGAGAGCGAGACCGGCGCGCGCAGCTTCCGCTTCATCCCCGGCCCCGTCTTCACGCAGCTGCTGATGGCCGACGAGGTCAACCGCGCCAGCCCGAAGACACAGTCGGCCCTGCTACAGGCGATGCAGGAGCATCACGTGACGGTCGCGGGCGAGAGCCACGAGCTGCCCAGCCCGTTCCACGTCCTCGCCACGCAGAACCCGCTGGAACAGGAAGGCACCTACCCGCTGCCAGAGGCGCAGCTTGACCGGTTCCTGCTTGAGATCAATGTCGATTATCCGGACGAGGCGGCGGAGCGGCAGATGCTGCTGGCGACGACCGGCGCGGAGCGGCGCAAGCCCAGCCGGGTCATCACACCCGACGAACTGATGACGACCCAGCGGCTCGTACGCGAGATGCCCGTGGGCGAGAAGGTCGTCGATGCCATCCTGCGCGTCGTCCGCGCTGCCCGGCCAGGCACGCCGGACGCTTTACCGCGCATCAACGATCTGGTCGTCTGGGGCCCCGGACCGCGCGCTACTCAGGCTATGATGCTGACGATCCGGGCGCGTGCACTGCTCGACGGCCGGCTGTCACCGTCCATTGACGACGTGGCCGAGCTTGCCGGACCGGTTCTGCGTCACCGTATGGCGCTATCCTTCTCCGCCCGTGCGGAGGATGTCTCGATCGACGACGTGATCGGCGATCTCACAGAATTGTTGAATTAA
- a CDS encoding DUF58 domain-containing protein: MPQHFPAPAPQDLENTAHALATRLPALLIEANRAAHTVAHGIHGRRRAGPGETFWQFRHYESTDTATSIDWRRSAGSDHLFVREREWEAAHTVWLWLDLSDSMGFRSHLAAQTKAERAIVLGFAMAELLIQGGERVGLLGLTPPSTSRQGVHRMAVALTKQLRSGSTMPSLPPSARISRYANCMVFSDFLDPIEDIQNSLQRIADQNARGHLVQVLDPAEETLPYDGRVEFIASETGERITAERASELREQYQTRLHAHRAEVESFARKLQWPFLCHHTDRPAEETLLALHTRMAGLDKHYRAKPVRPATEADLSENAGG, translated from the coding sequence ATGCCGCAGCATTTCCCTGCGCCCGCGCCGCAAGACCTGGAAAACACGGCACACGCGCTGGCGACCCGTCTGCCCGCCCTGCTGATCGAGGCGAACCGGGCAGCGCACACTGTTGCGCACGGCATTCACGGCCGCCGACGCGCCGGACCGGGCGAAACCTTCTGGCAGTTCCGTCATTATGAGTCGACCGATACCGCGACCAGCATCGACTGGCGGCGCTCGGCCGGCTCCGATCACCTCTTCGTGCGCGAGCGCGAATGGGAGGCGGCGCATACCGTCTGGCTCTGGCTGGACCTGTCGGACTCGATGGGCTTTCGCTCGCATCTCGCGGCGCAGACCAAGGCCGAGCGCGCAATCGTCCTTGGCTTCGCAATGGCTGAGCTGTTGATCCAGGGGGGCGAGCGCGTCGGCCTGCTCGGCCTGACACCGCCCAGCACCAGCCGCCAGGGCGTCCATCGCATGGCGGTGGCGCTGACAAAGCAACTGCGAAGCGGCTCGACAATGCCAAGTCTGCCGCCGTCGGCGCGCATCAGTCGCTACGCCAACTGCATGGTATTCAGCGACTTTCTCGATCCGATAGAGGACATACAAAACAGCCTGCAGCGCATTGCCGACCAGAATGCACGCGGCCACCTGGTACAGGTGCTCGACCCTGCGGAAGAGACGTTGCCCTATGACGGTCGCGTCGAGTTCATTGCCAGCGAGACCGGAGAGCGCATTACTGCAGAGCGCGCCAGCGAACTGCGCGAGCAATACCAGACGCGGCTGCACGCCCACCGCGCCGAAGTCGAGAGCTTCGCGCGCAAGCTGCAGTGGCCATTCCTGTGTCATCACACCGACCGGCCGGCGGAGGAAACGCTGCTGGCACTGCACACACGCATGGCCGGGCTCGACAAGCATTACCGCGCCAAACCGGTCCGCCCCGCCACGGAGGCCGACCTCTCCGAAAACGCGGGAGGCTGA